The nucleotide window ATTTTACGATTAATACAATTGGAAAACTGTAAAAGGATTACGGTTAAATGGACAACAAACTATATTTTAATGGTTCCGGTCGTGTTTTCATCTTTAACACTTCAAgcacacacaccagtatcacacctgtcaTAAGTAGGTGTAtttctactacacataaataatttagtaataataaaatgtaatgattaatatctatgaatgggcggccggcggatgagtggttcgcgcgtcggcctcacagctaaaaaaaaaaaaattgggatcttattttgtgcgctccatatgatttgctgtgcgtagagaagacgagagtagtgcgcaattgcgcacgcacgcagcttagagggaacattgctactGAGGCAACAGTCTAGTCTAGCCGGTATGCTATTTTAAATTCTCACGGTGTAAGGTTCCCCCAACCTTGTATACACAAACAGCACTTTCTACAACCGGTTTTCAGTAGCTCAATAGTTAGTACACTCGACTGCCAAGATGAAGGTGCGGATTTGAATCCTGGTGGAATAGAGGGGGTTTAGAAAGGGCAATGACTTCACCTCCATAAGGACTGGTCACATTTACTTAGATGAGATGATCAAACAATTGGAAATGATCAAACTTGGAGCATATGTTCGACATATGAAACAGAATGGGTGGCTAAatttggaatgaaaaaaatcagaggTCATAGACCCCCCTGAATTTGAACAGAGTAGCACCCGGTAGAAAGAAGAGGACTTactttttcttatctttttctttcttgacaACTTGAGAAGCACCTTGAAGAGCTTGGCACATCAGTGTCTCTGCAGCAACCTTCATTCTGTTGAAAGAATTCATCTCTTCCTCCAGTTCCCGTCGCTTCTCCTCCAGGTTCTTCTTTTCTTCCTGGTGAAGCCGTTTGAGGCGCTCAAACCTCTCGTGGAGCTGAAGGCCAAGTACAAAAATAATTAGAGATACTTTCcctgaagtgttttttttgtggaaaccATCAcctctttttccttttctttcagtTCTGCTTCAGTCTCCTTAACTTTGTTGACAAATTTCTGCCTCATTGTTTCCTCCTGGTGTTGTAGTTCTTGATGGAACTCCTTCCTCTTGGTTTCATAGGTCTCCTGTAGACTGGAGGTCAAGAAAGATAacatttgattcttttttttttttaactcacacAAGGCTCTTCCCAATGTGAATATAATCTCTGTAATTTTTACCATTACAACCATTGGAAAACTGTGAAATGTGATGACTATATTGAATTTATGTCACCTGAACGAATGATTGTTGGGCTCTGTAACTTTGAAGCCCATCTCCTCCAACTTGCAGCGGCGGTAAAGTTCATAGTGGCGAGTGTGCGTTTGCTCACGGAGATCTTCCATGTTTACACGTAGAAGCATCTCCCTCAGTTTCACAAAATCACAATGGCTCTCATTCTCCACTAAAAGGACAAGTAGACAGACAAAGTCATGTACTTTCTTCATTCTGCAGTTAACAAAATCCATCATCTTGATTGACATTTCCAAATCTGGAGGCTAAAAATGTAAGCGTTAGACTAGGGAGGATATCTAAGTTACAGAATCATCATGTTGTTGTTCATTGCCATTTACGTTAATTCCacacattgattaaaaatggcACTATTTACATCAAAATCTATTTGGAAATCTTTATTGCCTTAAACCAAGCATGacagactcgggttagttcgtgggccgctttaacgtcaacttgatttcatgtgggccggacatttttagatataatattttgattgtttttttaataaatggattaaaagaactggataaaaagccctgaatattcagttttttatagatctaaaacaatgtttattttcgctttttaaaatatatttttagattttacaaaatgatttttgaactaaaaacacagaaaaaaatgattaaaaaaattacaattattgatttaaaagggggaaaatcaggaaatgtaatatacatctataatcttcattttaatttgatcctaaaacagaaagtcagcactcatgatttactttcccgggccacacaaaatgaggcggcgggccagatttggcccccgggccgccactttgacacgtgtgccttaaacagtttttttttggaggTTTTACATTTGTTTCAAATACGTTTTATATGAGGAAAATAGTCAATGTTGTGCAAATTAGTATCAAATCCTGCTTTCATTTGTTGTATTAGACTCACCCTGTACTGATCCCCAGGGGTACAGTCTTGCTTTGACCATTTTATTGCCGACTTTAACGTCTTCCACGCTGCCAACCACAGCGAATGGTAGGTGACTCTAAAGTACAATAGAACATGAAAACCATCTCTTGTCAAAGATGTTACAATACTATAGAAGCAACCATTcatattaaaaatatgtaatatgTAATACTACCAGGTCCGACAAACCACTTGTAATCTCGTAGCCTTTTCAGCATCAAATGTCCCACCAAAATGAATCACAAAATTGTAACTCAAAGTAAATAAATGGCACGAACTTAGTCCACTGTTTAACTGAAGAATCTCCACATGAACCCAAAATTATTTATGGTTGCTTAATAAAAGATGAGCAATCTGTCTCCTGGTCTTTGTTTAAAGGTggcccacatttttttttaaaacagctaCTCCATCCTAAGTATTGTGCTTGCCCTGGTGAGTGACTGACATTCATAGAAGAGTTGATTTCGGCCACCGCCTCATCCTCTGTCGGAAATTGGTAGATCTGCACTCCGTTGCTGACCAGCTCGCTCATAATTTTGATCTTTAACTTATCCAATTCACTCCTGGATACAGTGTCCGCCTTAGCAATGACGGGGATGACGTTCACCTGCAAGTGAACGACAAAGCAAATGAATCGTACTCACTGGAAACAAAATGCATGTCATTTTGCGCTCACCTTGCTGTCGAGTTTCTTCAGCGTGACGAGATCCAGAGACTTGAGGGAGTGGCCGTTGGGAGCGATGAAATAAAGACAAATGTGGATTCTCGTGTCGTGGTAATTGGACAGGGAGCGTTTTATTTTTAGCTCCTCTTCGAGGTACGTTTCATATTGAGTGTCGATGTAGTCCACAATGGGTTTATAGCTGCACAGGAGCAAGTGGTTGCTGATTATTTAtcacattttccattttgtttccaTAACCAAATGCTCATATTGCCATTTTTCCATCACCTTTCTTCCTTGTTAATCTGATCGCCGAAACCAACCGTGTGCACGACGGTCAGCTTGAGTTTGACGTTGCTCTCCTGCAAGTCATACGTATGCGAGCGTAGAAGCACATCTTTCTCATAATGACTGGCCTCTTCATTTTCAAATCTCGTATTGAAAAGTGTGTTCATCAAGGTGGATTTGCCGATCCCCGTCTCCCCTGTGGTCGAAGCACACGAGGAAATGACAAGTGGTAAACAGATGGGAGAAAATACTTGACATTTCTAATACATCATTCGTGTACAGTCTTAAAAATCGACTCGCCTACGCAGAGGATGTTGAAGCTGAAGCCCCGTGTGACTGATTTGCTGACCCACTGGTCAGGAAGACTGTCGAAGCCCACGTGGCCGCCGAGCTCCAAACTTCGTTTGTCTTCGTTCTAAAAAGGATGGAAGTAAAGTACACAAGGTACAAAGcaatgacatttaaatgtttaaagTACAGTACAACAGTTAAACAcatcatggccaaaatgtcaaCATTCTGCATGGTTTTATTGGAGAAAGATTTACGAGCTTCCACGAATGTACCAGTAGATCGGGCACAAGTGATTTACCGATAGTTTACTGACAGACTATCAATTGAACTGCAGCATTTGCATGCAGAGACAACTTGGATGTGCTAATCCATGCCAATGAGAAACTGGCATTTTGCTAGCAGCTCAGCATGGGGAGCGGGATGTGTTCAATACAACATTCATCTGTCTCTGCCtctttaacacacacacatacaaaacacacacaaagatcTCTTTATCTAGATTCTAGATGGTGTTTTAGGATGGGAGGCTATCCAAGCATTAGCCTGGTGGCACCTTTAAACCATCCAATCCTCACAGTTCACAATACTGCATTTGCAAAGCATCCTCTAATCTTGAATATTCCATGTACAGTTTTATGTCCATGCGCTAGTATGCTCTTGGTATTCATAAATAGCATTATACTTTGAAAATAACCGTCGCTGACACAAAcctttattcatttcaaatggcaaCCTCTGTCTTTAAGAAGGGCCAACAAAATCaagaaaaacaatcataaaagttagtgacatttaatttttccaaccaaacaaaatgaaaaaaaaatgattcacttGATTCTGAGGCAGAAAATGTCTTCAGGAAAGTTCTGAggcaaattttatttttcataaatcGGGCACCAACTTTTTCTGATTGCAGTTCCCAGGTTATCTTTGCAAGTTGGAGCCTTGTCAAGGACCATTTTCTTCAAATTCCCCCGCATATCTGGACTATTTGCACCCCATACCATTGCAACCTTGTTCCTTTTTGTCAAGGTATTCATAATGACTTCCCTGCATGTAAATTCCATTACATTGGACTAGTTTCAAATAATCTTCTACATACTGTATATTGACTTTAGTTtccttgcttttgtttttcatatgctgctgtttgttccttttttaggacatattgtattttgttttgctgCTTTGATGGCTTTGATATTGCAGCTAAAACCATAAACATAGTCAACTTGGTACAACAACTTATCAAAGCGTGATCTGTCCTTTATTTCACCActaaaatgatcaaatctgATCAgataaaatctaaattttataGATATTCCATAATCATTTCCTCAGAATGTAGCAATTGCCCACGAAATCACGTGTTAATTGTTTTTCTGGATTTAAACCAGAATGTTTCCCTTTAAAATGACTAGTTCAGGAGCATGTCAATGCTTTCCCCCCCCAATGTTATCAAACAATTAGGTGAACACACTACAAAACTGGTCGGCAttgcattgtttctttttttattaccagGGAGAATCAAAAGAGCCCTGGCATTTTAATCTTTCTTTGGTTAAATCAAGTCACTGGTTCCATTTATCCTCTTAACTGCGCGTTTGATAGAATTCCTCTCGATGCTTTCCAATGTGAAAATGACATGGCATCATTCCCTGCGTGCCGTCGCAGTTAAAAAACCCGCATTTCTCCCCGAGTCATTGCGCACAAGCAGTCTCCAAAAACACGTCCGCCATTCGACAATGATGATGAAGCCACCCGCAAGTGAAAACAACTCGATACAAGGTTCCACTTACAGCGAAAAGGTCCTCCTCGTCGGCCGCCATGCTCCCGAATCTTTCACTACTACTCATCCCAAACACACGTTGCTTTTTAAATATGGCCACTTGGAGGAAACACCCCGTCGGTGACAGTGTCGTAGGACGACATGACAGCCGGAAGAGCACCGTGGAGAAACCGGTTGGTTTTATACGGGTGATCTCATAAACTGTTTTCCCAGTGAGAGCCTCTGGATGTAGCTGTTGTCATGGCAAACGAAAGCCATCCTCGGCCATGACtggatcattcattcattcattcctgcgttttcctcacaaggctcgcagggggtgctggagcctatcccagctaaccggCACCCTgggtcggtggccagccaatcgcaatgacaattcatgctcacactcatacttaaaggcaatttagagtgttcatccaggctaccgtgcatgttttggggatgtaggaAGATGCCAGAGTAccccccgagaaaacccacgtaagacCAGGaataacatgcaaaccccacaaaTCACAAAGTGAAGACCAATCTGAGATttaaccctcgaccccagaactgtcaggCCGACGCCGGGTGGCACTGGCTGGATGATGAGAGTATTTTCATTGACATGATACATGAAACTCCAGTAACAAGGATTAACCAATGTGAGTATTTtaccaaacaaacaacaaatggGGTATTTGGACAGTTCTAATAATGTACAATTGTAATAACAGAGAAATGGATGATGTAGTTGGCAGCCCAAAGCCAATGTGAGgttacaaaaacaaatcaatcaatgaaaaaaaacctttatatatttccaaaaataaaatacatgagtcacacttatttgttttttttcagtgtttaataacttatttttatttcttttcgacATTTTGATtcgatcattttgaaaaacaaatcattcatttttaagaCCGCAAGTCCTCATCACTGTCGAGGGGTGCTACAGCCTATCCTAGTTGACTTTGTtaaaaagcagactacacccagACGTAGTGCACACATAGAGACTATAgagaatatttatatttaatcatgaaaccattttcttttctttttttatttactactaTTGAACTAATTTAAATTTCCCTCAAAATGGATccttcaatttatttaaacggattcatttttctttacatCGCAAAATAGTCCTACAATTGGATGTCAAACTGGGGCCTCAAAATATTGTTCCGTGGACCGCAATTTGCCCCTCAGCCGTACGTTTGAGCACACCGTTTTATAGAAACGTACTAATAAAACATTTCAGAAGGGGAAAACAGGTAGAATTATCAGATGGAGTGTTATGATGGCGACAGGAAAAGTGGACAAT belongs to Stigmatopora argus isolate UIUO_Sarg chromosome 9, RoL_Sarg_1.0, whole genome shotgun sequence and includes:
- the LOC144082528 gene encoding septin-8-A-like isoform X2, translated to MSSSERFGSMAADEEDLFANEDKRSLELGGHVGFDSLPDQWVSKSVTRGFSFNILCVGETGIGKSTLMNTLFNTRFENEEASHYEKDVLLRSHTYDLQESNVKLKLTVVHTVGFGDQINKEESYKPIVDYIDTQYETYLEEELKIKRSLSNYHDTRIHICLYFIAPNGHSLKSLDLVTLKKLDSKVNVIPVIAKADTVSRSELDKLKIKIMSELVSNGVQIYQFPTEDEAVAEINSSMNSHLPFAVVGSVEDVKVGNKMVKARLYPWGSVQVENESHCDFVKLREMLLRVNMEDLREQTHTRHYELYRRCKLEEMGFKVTEPNNHSFSLQETYETKRKEFHQELQHQEETMRQKFVNKVKETEAELKEKEKELHERFERLKRLHQEEKKNLEEKRRELEEEMNSFNRMKVAAETLMCQALQGASQVVKKEKDKKN
- the LOC144082528 gene encoding septin-8-A-like isoform X1; the encoded protein is MSSSERFGSMAADEEDLFANEDKRSLELGGHVGFDSLPDQWVSKSVTRGFSFNILCVGETGIGKSTLMNTLFNTRFENEEASHYEKDVLLRSHTYDLQESNVKLKLTVVHTVGFGDQINKEESYKPIVDYIDTQYETYLEEELKIKRSLSNYHDTRIHICLYFIAPNGHSLKSLDLVTLKKLDSKVNVIPVIAKADTVSRSELDKLKIKIMSELVSNGVQIYQFPTEDEAVAEINSSMNSHLPFAVVGSVEDVKVGNKMVKARLYPWGSVQVENESHCDFVKLREMLLRVNMEDLREQTHTRHYELYRRCKLEEMGFKVTEPNNHSFSLQETYETKRKEFHQELQHQEETMRQKFVNKVKETEAELKEKEKELHERFERLKRLHQEEKKNLEEKRRELEEEMNSFNRMKVAAETLMCQALQGASQVVKKEKDKKNFFSLPSACSLTSSRNLN